Proteins found in one Brachypodium distachyon strain Bd21 chromosome 5, Brachypodium_distachyon_v3.0, whole genome shotgun sequence genomic segment:
- the LOC100825789 gene encoding probable L-ascorbate peroxidase 3, peroxisomal isoform X2: protein MSSVAPVVNAEYMAEIDKARRDLRALIASKSCAPIMLRLAWHDAGTYDKKTNTGGPNGSIRFPEEHSHAANAGLKVAIDLLEPIKQKHPKITYADLYQLAGVVAVEVTGGPTIDFVPGRRDSSVCPEEGRLPDAKQGAAHLRDVFYRMGLSDKDIVALSGGHTLGKARPDRSGFDGAWTKDPLKFDNSYFVELLKGETDGLLKLPTDKVLVEDPVFRRTRTPSSGTMRSRTKSSPSSASSLLALLLWRTNRPEAT, encoded by the exons ATGTCGTCGGTGGCACCGGTGGTGAACGCAGAGTACATGGCGGAGATCGACAAGGCGCGGCGGGACCTCCGTGCGCTCATCGCCAGCAAGAGCTGCGCTCCCATCATGCTCCGCCTCGC ATGGCATGATGCTGGCACCTACGACAAGAAGACCAACACCGGAGGGCCCAACGGCTCGATCAGGTTCCCGGAGGAGCACAGCCACGCTGCAAATGCAGGGCTCAAGGTCGCCATCGACCTTCTAG AACCGATTAAGCAAAAGCACCCCAAGATCACATATGCAGACCTCTACCAGCTTGCCGGAGTTGTGGCCGTTGAAGTCACCGGTGGACCAACAATAGATTTCGTTCCTGGCAGGAGG GATTCTTCAGTTTGCCCggaggaaggacgcttgccaGATGCTAAGCAAG GTGCTGCACACCTGAGGGATGTCTTCTACCGGATGGGTTTGTCTGACAAAGACATCGTAGCACTCTCCGGTGGCCATACTCTG GGGAAGGCACGTCCGGATAGATCGGGATTCGACGGTGCTTGGACAAAGGATCCTCTTAAGTTCGACAACTCTTATTTTGT TGAGCTTCTGAAAGGGGAAACTGATGGGCTCCTGAAGCTGCCTACGGACAAGGTTCTCGTGGAAGACCCCGTTTTCCGCCG GACGAGGACGCCTTCTTCAGGGACTATGCGGAGTCGCACAAAAAGCTCTCCGAGCTCGGCTTCAAGCCTCCTCGCGCTGCTGCTCTGGCGTACAAATCGTCCGGAGGCAACATGA
- the LOC100826414 gene encoding wall-associated receptor kinase 3, producing the protein MPQALFLLLVMSCAALLGEGVSGSGDSASTAPAMLPVPPPNCPSNCGKVDIPYPFGIGASECFRAPTFELTCDETTNPPGLYSGDLLVANISMETAEITVYYRGLTSTCNDPDNRTAPPSNVGVRLRSGTAFLISTAGNTFTAVGCGAEARINGNYGTYRTGCMTYCARASESAGDGTPCRGNGCCEASLTADLKEFSVKWVDDFKSPAFNPCQYAFVAKNGWYSFNKSDLTGNMTFSERYKQGTVPIVFDWAIRDGTCTPPSDGSDEAKPVVPSACISKHSSCANARNGPGYFCICDEGYAGNPYTKDGCTNINECDHLISPNSTFRKKSYPCHGGTCQDVEGGYNCKCSFGRTGDGKSDKGCEAIVSLAAIAAIGTISGISLLAVLLLFLHMDRQRRKLRDHFNRNGGQLLKSIKIEIFTKEKLDQITKNYSHIIGRGNFGKVYKGTTSDNVQVAVKRSIAINEDRRKDLFANEITIQSQVSHKNLVQLLGCCLESEVPMLVYEFIPRGSLYDVLHGKDGTGRTHPLPLGARLDIAIYSADGLAYMHSEASHKILHGDVKTGNILLDDEFVPKVSDFGTCRLMSIGKEHTNFVIGDSSYIDPVYMKTGLLTEKSDVYSFGIVLLELITGKMARYDKNNSLPLNYIKAFKDGTTKQMLDTDIASTDEDINCLEMVGRVAVKCLEVDVNDRPTMAQVMQELKMQKIQWLHSHDKIGDAEICTTSVSVYNSHLQNPEISVYKALLSSHPLSS; encoded by the exons ATGCCACAagcgctcttcctcctcctggttATGTCATGTGCCGCTCTCCTCGGCGAGGGTGTGTCGGGCTCCGGCGACTCAGCGTCAACAGCACCGGCCATGTTACCTGTGCCGCCGCCGAACTGTCCTAGTAATTGCGGAAAGGTAGACATCCCTTACCCTTTCGGCATCGGCGCCTCTGAGTGTTTTAGGGCACCCACCTTCGAGCTGACATGCGACGAGACGACGAACCCCCCGGGATTATACTCGGGTGACCTCTTGGTCGCCAACATATCGATGGAAACGGCAGAGATAACAGTGTACTACCGCGGCCTCACCTCCACGTGCAACGATCCGGACAACCGGACGGCGCCGCCCTCGAACGTGGGCGTACGATTAAGGTCGGGCACCGCTTTCCTGATCTCAACGGCGGGCAACACGTTCACGGCCGTCGGGTgcggcgcggaggcgaggATCAATGGCAACTACGGCACCTACCGCACCGGCTGCATGACCTACTGCGCCCGTGCGAGTGAAAGCGCGGGCGACGGCACGCCGTGCAGAGGCAACGGATGCTGCGAGGCATCTCTTACGGCTGACCTCAAAGAATTTTCCGTGAAGTGGGTGGACGACTTCAAAAGTCCAGCTTTCAACCCGTGCCAATACGCCTTTGTGGCCAAGAACGGCTG GTACAGTTTCAACAAATCAGACCTTACTGGGAACATGACATTCagtgaaagatacaaacaagGCACAGTTCCAATTGTTTTTGACTGGGCTATTAGGGATGGGACGTGCACCCCACCATCAGATGGCAGTGACGAGGCAAAACCGGTTGTTCCTTCCGCCTGTATTAGCAAGCACAGCTCTTGTGCTAATGCCAGAAATGGTCCGGGTTATTTTTGCATCTGCGACGAGGGATACGCCGGCAATCCCTACACCAAAGATGGATGCACAA ATATTAACGAATGTGATCATTTGATATCACCAAATTCGACATTCCGCAAGAAGTCATATCCTTGTCATGGAGGAACATGCCAAGATGTGGAAGGTGGTTATAACTGTAAATGTAGCTTCGGACGAACAGGAGACGGTAAAAGTGACAAAGGTTGTGAGGCCATAGTGTCCCTGGCTGCAATAGCAGCAATAG GAACAATCAGTGGCATCTCATTGTTAGCGGTACTGCTGCTATTCTTGCACATGGATCGTCAGAGAAGAAAACTCAGAGATCATTTCAACAGGAACGGTGGACAACTTCTGAAAAGTATCAAGATTGAAATTTTCACGAAGGAGAAACTAGACCAGATAACAAAGAACTACAGTCACATTATTGGAAGAGGTAATTTTGGTAAGGTTTACAAGGGAACTACTAGTGATAACGTGCAAGTCGCGGTCAAACGCTCCATTGCCATCAACGAGGACCGTCGAAAGGACTTGTTTGCGAATGAGATCACAATCCAATCCCAAGTTAGTCACAAGAATTTAGTGCAACTATTGGGATGTTGTTTGGAGAGCGAAGTTCCGATGTTGGTTTACGAGTTCATTCCCAGAGGGAGCCTTTACGACGTGCTTCATGGTAAAGATGGAACAGGAAGAACACACCCTCTTCCGCTTGGAGCACGTTTGGACATTGCTATCTACTCTGCAGATGGCCTTGCTTATATGCATTCAGAGGCTAGCCATAAGATCCTCCATGGTGATGTGAAAACTGGCAACATATTACTCGATGATGAATTTGTGCCAAAGGTCTCGGACTTCGGGACATGCAGGCTCATGTCCATTGGGAAAGAACACACCAACTTTGTGATAGGGGATAGTAGCTACATAGATCCTGTGTACATGAAGACCGGCCTTCTCACGGAGAAGAGCGATGTTTATAGCTTCGGAATTGTTCTTCTGGAGCTCATCACTGGGAAGATGGCAAGGTATGATAAGAACAATAGCCTTCCATTAAACTATATTAAGGCTTTCAAAGATGGGACTACAAAACAGATGTTGGACACAGATATTGCGTCCACTGATGAAGACATAAACTGCCTTGAGATGGTTGGTCGGGTTGCTGTTAAATGTCTTGAAGTTGACGTGAATGATAGGCCCACCATGGCCCAAGTTATGCAAGAACttaaaatgcaaaaaattcAGTGGTTGCACAGCCATGATAAGATTGGGGATGCTGAGAtatgtactacctccgtttcagtATACAACTCTCATCTCCAAAATCCTGAAATTTCAGTATACAAGGCCCTTCTCTCCTCCCACCCACTCTCATCTTAA
- the LOC100825789 gene encoding probable L-ascorbate peroxidase 3, peroxisomal isoform X1, translated as MSSVAPVVNAEYMAEIDKARRDLRALIASKSCAPIMLRLAWHDAGTYDKKTNTGGPNGSIRFPEEHSHAANAGLKVAIDLLEPIKQKHPKITYADLYQLAGVVAVEVTGGPTIDFVPGRRDSSVCPEEGRLPDAKQGAAHLRDVFYRMGLSDKDIVALSGGHTLGKARPDRSGFDGAWTKDPLKFDNSYFVELLKGETDGLLKLPTDKVLVEDPVFRRYVELYAKDEDAFFRDYAESHKKLSELGFKPPRAAALAYKSSGGNMKGLLTRTATMVAVAAAVVAWAYLHGPNKKLD; from the exons ATGTCGTCGGTGGCACCGGTGGTGAACGCAGAGTACATGGCGGAGATCGACAAGGCGCGGCGGGACCTCCGTGCGCTCATCGCCAGCAAGAGCTGCGCTCCCATCATGCTCCGCCTCGC ATGGCATGATGCTGGCACCTACGACAAGAAGACCAACACCGGAGGGCCCAACGGCTCGATCAGGTTCCCGGAGGAGCACAGCCACGCTGCAAATGCAGGGCTCAAGGTCGCCATCGACCTTCTAG AACCGATTAAGCAAAAGCACCCCAAGATCACATATGCAGACCTCTACCAGCTTGCCGGAGTTGTGGCCGTTGAAGTCACCGGTGGACCAACAATAGATTTCGTTCCTGGCAGGAGG GATTCTTCAGTTTGCCCggaggaaggacgcttgccaGATGCTAAGCAAG GTGCTGCACACCTGAGGGATGTCTTCTACCGGATGGGTTTGTCTGACAAAGACATCGTAGCACTCTCCGGTGGCCATACTCTG GGGAAGGCACGTCCGGATAGATCGGGATTCGACGGTGCTTGGACAAAGGATCCTCTTAAGTTCGACAACTCTTATTTTGT TGAGCTTCTGAAAGGGGAAACTGATGGGCTCCTGAAGCTGCCTACGGACAAGGTTCTCGTGGAAGACCCCGTTTTCCGCCGGTATGTGGAACTATATGCCAAG GACGAGGACGCCTTCTTCAGGGACTATGCGGAGTCGCACAAAAAGCTCTCCGAGCTCGGCTTCAAGCCTCCTCGCGCTGCTGCTCTGGCGTACAAATCGTCCGGAGGCAACATGAAGGGATTACTGACGAGAACTGCAACCATGGTagcggttgctgctgctgtcgtgGCTTGGGCTTACCTACACGGACCCAACAAGAAGCTTGACTGA